In Hymenobacter sublimis, a single genomic region encodes these proteins:
- a CDS encoding VF530 family protein — protein sequence MPDLPNLPDARDESGHLIRELHGVTLAQILEYLVAAYGWPELDNRIRINCFAVNPSIKSSLTFLRRTPWARAKVEELYIRTRTAEVLGKK from the coding sequence ATGCCCGATTTGCCCAACCTCCCCGATGCCCGCGACGAGTCCGGCCACCTTATTCGTGAGCTGCACGGCGTCACGCTGGCCCAGATTCTGGAGTACCTGGTGGCCGCGTACGGCTGGCCCGAGCTGGATAACCGGATTCGGATCAACTGCTTCGCCGTAAATCCCAGCATCAAGTCCAGCCTCACCTTCCTGCGCCGTACGCCCTGGGCCCGCGCCAAGGTCGAGGAGCTCTACATTCGTACCCGCACCGCCGAGGTGTTGGGCAAGAAGTGA
- a CDS encoding glycoside hydrolase family 25 protein → MTASRRSRSGFRLVWRRVLPLAFLALLVGSLVFYWRHQRQLNRYVRRVYASFISPHLTGRERTPLLAGYSVHGIDVSAYQGRIDWGQVAGHKVRFAFIKATEGVTLHDARFKRNWQGAQAAGIYRGAYHYFQPNYDATRQASLFTRTVPLAPGDLPPVLDVEHAEFHDVAQMRRGVATWLRLVERHYGVRPILYSNYSFYKRHLAGHFDKYPLWLAHYEVESPVLPREKWIIWQHSDEAYVPGIRGTVDFNVFQGNFQRLLALRIPPRGRSARAN, encoded by the coding sequence ATGACTGCTTCCCGCCGTTCTCGTTCTGGCTTTCGCCTGGTATGGCGCCGGGTGCTGCCGCTGGCTTTTTTGGCCTTGCTGGTTGGGAGCCTCGTGTTTTACTGGCGGCACCAGCGCCAGCTCAACCGCTACGTCCGGCGCGTGTACGCCTCCTTTATCAGCCCCCACCTAACGGGCCGCGAACGTACCCCGCTGCTGGCCGGCTACTCCGTGCACGGCATCGACGTGTCGGCCTACCAAGGCCGCATCGACTGGGGCCAAGTGGCCGGGCACAAGGTGCGGTTTGCCTTTATTAAGGCCACGGAGGGCGTTACTCTGCACGACGCGCGCTTCAAGCGAAACTGGCAGGGTGCCCAGGCGGCGGGCATTTACCGCGGGGCCTACCATTATTTCCAGCCTAACTACGACGCCACCCGCCAGGCCAGCCTGTTTACGCGTACCGTGCCCCTGGCTCCCGGCGACTTACCCCCGGTGCTAGACGTGGAACACGCCGAGTTTCACGACGTGGCCCAGATGCGGCGGGGCGTGGCTACCTGGCTGCGGCTGGTGGAGCGCCACTACGGGGTGCGGCCCATTCTGTACTCCAACTACAGTTTTTACAAGCGTCACCTGGCTGGGCACTTCGATAAGTACCCGCTTTGGCTAGCGCACTATGAGGTAGAAAGCCCCGTGCTACCCCGCGAAAAGTGGATTATCTGGCAGCATTCCGACGAGGCTTACGTGCCCGGCATTCGGGGTACCGTCGACTTTAACGTATTTCAGGGCAACTTTCAGCGCCTGTTGGCCCTGCGCATTCCGCCCCGCGGCCGTAGCGCCAGGGCCAACTAA
- a CDS encoding septal ring lytic transglycosylase RlpA family protein, producing MTLALVTACAGGANTFTQSGKASYYADKFEGRKTASGTVYRGGKRTAAHNTLPFGTIVRVTNPRNHRSVKVKVTDRGPHAKGRVIDLSRKAARKIGIVDAGVAPVELKVVRKAK from the coding sequence TTGACTTTGGCATTGGTTACGGCCTGCGCCGGGGGCGCGAATACCTTTACCCAATCTGGCAAGGCCTCATACTATGCTGATAAGTTTGAAGGCCGCAAAACGGCCAGCGGTACCGTGTACCGGGGCGGCAAACGCACGGCGGCGCACAACACGTTGCCTTTTGGCACCATTGTGCGCGTCACTAATCCGCGCAACCACCGCTCCGTAAAAGTGAAAGTTACTGACCGGGGGCCCCACGCCAAAGGCCGCGTCATTGACCTCTCGCGCAAGGCGGCCCGCAAGATTGGTATCGTGGATGCCGGCGTAGCGCCAGTAGAGTTAAAAGTTGTCCGGAAAGCCAAATAA